TTGTTCGGTTGGGGCGGGTCGTGCGCGTGCGGCCGGAGAGTCTTGACCGATGGCTGGCTGCCCGGGAGCTGCCGGCCGCCTAACGCAGCAGGGCGTCCAGCTCTGCGGCCGCGCCGGCCTGCATGGTCGGGGTGACGTGCGAGTAGAGGTCCAGGGTGATCGCGATGGTCGCGTGACCCAGCATCTCCGACACGATCTTCGGGTGCACGCCGCGACCCAGCATGAGCGTCGCCGCCGTGTGCCGCAGGTCGTGGAAGCGGATGCGCGGCAGTGCGGCGCGGCCGAGCAGAGGAGCGAAGGAACGACGTATCAGGTTCGACGCCAGGATCGGGGTGCCAGCCGTCGACGGGAAGACAAGGTCGCCCGGGTTGCCGATGATTCCCGCCTCGACAGCGGCCGCCTCGCGTCGATGACGCAGTGCCGCGACCGCGAGGTTGGTTAGAGCGACCTGACGCCGGCTCCCCGCGGTCTTGGTCCCCCGGACAGAAACCACGCCGGCGGACAGGTCGACATCCGCCCAGCGAAGCGCGAGCAGCTCGCCCTCGCGCATCCCGGTCGTGACGGCGAGGACGTACAGGGCTTCGAGGCGGTCGCCCCTCGCGGCCTCGAGGAACGCGCGCGCCTGGTCGGGGTCGAGAACGTTGCGTCCGGGCTCGGCACGTCGTGGCGGCGTCACGAGCGCGGCGACGTTGCGAGCGACCAGGCCGTCACGTGCGGCCTGACCCAGCGCGCGCCGAAGGACGCCGTGAACGTGCCGCACGGTGGTGGGCGAGAGGCCGCCATCCACGAGCCGCCGGTACAGGGCGCGGAGGTCGGTGGGCTCCAGTCTCACCAGGCGCTTGCGGCCGAGGGTGGGGAGGGCGTGGTTTCTGAGATGCCGCTCGTAGGCCCCCCACGCTGACGGCCGCAGCGATGGCTTGACGTCCATGAGCCAGCCGGTGAGGTAGTCGGCGAGCGTCAGCTCAGCCGGGGCCGCCGCCACGACGCCCCGACCGACCTCGGTGAGCGCGGCGACCAGCTTGTCGTGCGCGGCGGCACGGGTGCGGCCGTACCAGCGACGTCGGCGCCCGTCGGGCATGGTGACCTGCGCCAGCCAGCGCCCGTCGGCGATCTGGCAGATGCTCCCCTCCCGGTTTCCCCGCCGCCCTCGTGCCATCCTCGAATGATACTAAACTGATACACAGCCGTCGGCTTGAGGGTGATTTCTGAGATGGGCGGGGCAGGATTCGAACCTGCGACCCAAGGGTTATGAGCCCCTCGCTCTAACCGGCTGAGCTACCCGCCCGCGCGGGGCTGCACTCTAGCCGACCCTCGCTCACGGTGGCTCCACCCCCAGCTCTCCGTCCGGTCCGCGGCGCACCCGCCACCCTCCCTCGTGGACGAGGCGATGGTGCACCCGGCAGAGCAGGACGAGGTTGGGCAGCGTCGACGGGCCGTGCTCCTCACGCGGCACGATGTGATGGGCCTCGGTCCACTCCGGGGGACGGTCGCAGTCGGGGAACCGGCAGCCCCGGTCCCGCTCCTGCAGCCACTGCCGCAGCCACGGCGACACGGTGGGGGACGGCGGGCTCACCGCCAGCACCTCGCCCTGGGCTCCGACGGTCACGTCGGTGCGCACCGCGTCGCAGGCGAGCCGGCGCGCGGTGTCCGCGACCACCGGGCCGGCCCAGCGCAGGTCCCCGCCGGGCCAGCCGGGCTCGCCGCGGAGGGTGGCGAGCGGCACCGTCACCGAGAGGTGCGGGCGCTGGCCCGCCACCTGGGGACGTTCGTTGTGGGTGAGGTCACGGTGGCAGAGCTCGACGAGGGCGGCGGCACGGCGCTGGCCTGCGGAGCGCCCGTCGCCGGGCAGCGGTCGCATGTACCGGCCGATCGCGGTCGTCAGGGTGGCGCCGGCCTCGGCGTCGAGGTCGCCGTCGAGGCGGTACCTGCCGTCCAGGGTCTGGCTGAGGTGCACGCGGTTGCGCTCGTGGTCGCGGTTGGCGTCGCGGAGCGCACCGCCGGCGTCGACGCACTCGCGGAACCGGCGGGTCAGATAGGCGAACTCCCGGACGTCGAACCGGCGGGCGTGGATCAGGAGGTCGGCCTCCGCCTCGCGCACCGCATCGTCCCCGACATCAGCCGCGGTGCGAGCCATCAGCGAGGCGTGCTGGTAGCCGAGCTCGCCATCCCGCAGCGCCGCGGAGGTCAGCGGGAGCTCCTCCAGCCGGCGAGCGGTGCCCACCATCTCCGCCGCAGCACCGGGCGACATCCGGCAGCGCGCGGTCGCCCAGGCGACCATCGAGGCTGCTCCCTGGTCGCGGTGTCCGCGCAGCCGCTCGAAGCCCGCCACGCAGCGGGCGCGGTCGCCCCTCAGCGCGTCCACAGCCACGGTCAGGGCGACGATCCGATCGCTGAGCGCGGTCGCTGGGAGACCCTCGACGCACTCTCCCCGCAGCGCCGCCACCGCCTGCGCGAGCAGCTCGAGGGGAGTGGGTGCGGCCAGCTCGGGAGCGGTTCTGAGCACCACAGGATTGTAGCAGAACATGAGTTCGTACACGCGCGATGAGAGGCCCTGGGCACGCCACGCCCCCGGGGCGTAGGATTCGGTCTCATGCACGGGTGCGACGGTCGCGGGCGGGACGGCGCCCCCCACGCCCAG
This Candidatus Dormiibacterota bacterium DNA region includes the following protein-coding sequences:
- a CDS encoding DUF222 domain-containing protein — its product is MLRTAPELAAPTPLELLAQAVAALRGECVEGLPATALSDRIVALTVAVDALRGDRARCVAGFERLRGHRDQGAASMVAWATARCRMSPGAAAEMVGTARRLEELPLTSAALRDGELGYQHASLMARTAADVGDDAVREAEADLLIHARRFDVREFAYLTRRFRECVDAGGALRDANRDHERNRVHLSQTLDGRYRLDGDLDAEAGATLTTAIGRYMRPLPGDGRSAGQRRAAALVELCHRDLTHNERPQVAGQRPHLSVTVPLATLRGEPGWPGGDLRWAGPVVADTARRLACDAVRTDVTVGAQGEVLAVSPPSPTVSPWLRQWLQERDRGCRFPDCDRPPEWTEAHHIVPREEHGPSTLPNLVLLCRVHHRLVHEGGWRVRRGPDGELGVEPP
- a CDS encoding tyrosine-type recombinase/integrase; this encodes MARGRRGNREGSICQIADGRWLAQVTMPDGRRRRWYGRTRAAAHDKLVAALTEVGRGVVAAAPAELTLADYLTGWLMDVKPSLRPSAWGAYERHLRNHALPTLGRKRLVRLEPTDLRALYRRLVDGGLSPTTVRHVHGVLRRALGQAARDGLVARNVAALVTPPRRAEPGRNVLDPDQARAFLEAARGDRLEALYVLAVTTGMREGELLALRWADVDLSAGVVSVRGTKTAGSRRQVALTNLAVAALRHRREAAAVEAGIIGNPGDLVFPSTAGTPILASNLIRRSFAPLLGRAALPRIRFHDLRHTAATLMLGRGVHPKIVSEMLGHATIAITLDLYSHVTPTMQAGAAAELDALLR